A DNA window from Cutaneotrichosporon cavernicola HIS019 DNA, chromosome: 2 contains the following coding sequences:
- a CDS encoding uncharacterized protein (Ornithine cyclodeaminase/mu-crystallin family): MSDRELRILTSADVDKVLDSLDQRLAVDSQRAIFAAYSTQGDAEDIPGVRKLQLPLRHQLMSADQTMLIMPARVTGTMSCKIVSVPRAGSDGLPGSTIMMDEKTGKVKAIMNARKLTALRNAAGSVLSYQALAGGEQKPEHLVIFGSGTQADGHARAFLQTYPSINKVTVVARRSTPRSQELVKDIASHFPSVKVVEGVASYADGTSEGGFDLAKTVADADIICTMTSSTKALFPAAPVKKGAHMCLIGSYKPHMREVEDELVKRAGVVLVDSREACGHEAGELQGMSEDQLVELGEVVDVSTRDAAVKKVNGVGDVNIFKSVGLGVQDVAISAVVLAEAERLGLGTVVPDYD, translated from the exons ATGTCCGACCGCGAGCTCCGCATCCTCACCTCTGCCGATGTCGACAAGGTCCTCGATAGCCTTGACCAGCGGCTGGCAGTCGACTCGCAGCGCGCCATCTTTGCGGCGTACTCGACCCAGGGCGACGCTGAGGACA TTCCCGGCGTGCGCAAGCTCCAGCTCCCCCTCAGGCACCAGCTCATGTCGGCTGATCAGACCATGCTCATCATGCCCGCCCGCGTGACCGGAACCATGTCGTGCAAGATCGTGAGCGTGCCCCGTGCAGGCTCGGACGGCCTTCCCGGATCCACGATCATGATGGACGAGAAGACgggcaaggtcaaggcgaTCATGAATGCGCGCAAGCTTACTGCGTTGCGTAATGCGGCGG gtTCGGTACTCTCGTACCAAGCCCTCGCCGGGGGTGAGCAGAAGCccgagcacctcgtcatcttcgGTTCGGGCACTCAGGCCGACGGCCACGCCcgcgccttcctccagACCTACCCGTCTATCAACAAGGTGACTGTTGTTGCGCGCCGCTCGACCCCGCGCTCGCAGGAACTAGTCAAGGACATTGCCTCTCACTTCCCCTCCGTCAAGGTGGTTGAGGGAGTGGCGTCCTACGCGGACGGCACATCTGAGGGTGGTttcgacctcgccaagacGGTGGCCGATGCGGACATTATCTGCAccatgacctcgtcgaccaaGGCCCTCTTCCCCGCCGCCCCAGTTAAGAAGGGCGCACACATGTGCCTGATCGGGAGCTACAAGCCGCACAtgcgcgaggttgaggacgagctggtcaAGCGTGCTGGTGTGGTTCTTGTCGACTCGCGCGAGGCCTGTGGACATGAGGCTGGCGAGTTGCAGGGTATGAGCGAGGACcaactcgtcgagctgggcgaggtcgttgaTGTCTCTACGCGGGATGCGGCTGTCAAGAAGGTTAACGGCGTTGGAGACGTCAATATCTTCAAGAGCGTTGGACTGGGTGTTCAGGATGTTGCTATTTCCGCTGTGGTGCTCGCTGAGGCAGAGCGCCTGGGGCTGGGAACTGTCGTTCCCGATTACGACTAG